The Pelmatolapia mariae isolate MD_Pm_ZW linkage group LG10_11, Pm_UMD_F_2, whole genome shotgun sequence genome includes a region encoding these proteins:
- the LOC134635307 gene encoding olfactory receptor 11A1-like, with protein sequence MDFLNSAAEKNTTFVRPANFIISGFVGIPNIRYYFVFLCFIYIFSVVGNTAVMLIIIFDHTLRSPKYIAVFNLAFTDLLSSSALVPKVLDISLFNHHYISYNNCLTFMFFCFTLMSVQAFNLVVLSFDRIMAIMYPLHYQMRVSHKIILSLITFFWLLAIALTGTAVGLLTRLYFCESVVINSYYCDHGPIYRLGCNDVTPNKTISAWSRAFVLWLPLIFVLGSYCCIGYSLSRISTCKERVKALKTCTGHLSLVAIYFIPILVVYSFGSTIHPNARIVNLSLASVMPPMLNPIIYVLQTAEIKKSLKRLLKAKIQISHRVL encoded by the coding sequence ATGGATTTTTTAAACTCAGCTGCTGAGAAAAACACCACTTTTGTGCGACCTGCAAATTTTATAATAAGTGGATTTGTTGGCATACCTAATATTAggtattactttgtctttctgtgttttatttacattttttcagtggTGGGAAACACAGCTGTGATGCTTATAATAATTTTTGACCATACATTAAGAAGTCCTAAATATATTGCAGTTTTTAATCTTGCATTTACAGACCTGTTAAGTAGCTCTGCTTTGGTGCCAAAGGTTCTTGACATTTCTCTGTTTAACCATCACTATATTTCTTACAACAACTGCTTGacattcatgtttttctgctttACTTTAATGTCAGTGCAAGCTTTTAATCTGGTCGTTCTGTCCTTTGACAGAATCATGGCTATCATGTACCCGTTGCACTATCAAATGAGAGTGAGCCACAAAATCATTCTGTCTTTGATCACTTTTTTCTGGCTTCTTGCTATTGCTCTAACAGGAACTGCAGTTGGCCTTCTCACAAGACTATATTTTTGTGAATCTGTGGTTATTAATAGCTATTATTGTGACCATGGCCCTATATATCGGCTTGGCTGCAATGATGTTACCCCTAACAAAACTATTTCTGCTTGGTCAAGAGCTTTTGTTCTATGGCTTCCTCTGATATTTGTCTTGGGAAGTTACTGCTGTATAGGTTATTCTTTGTCAAGAATTTCTACATGTAAGGAAAGAGTGAAGGCTTTGAAAACCTGTACAGGTCACCTTTCATTAGTGGCAATATATTTCATTCCTATTTTAGTTGTTTATAGTTTTGGAAGTACAATACATCCAAATGCAAGGATTGTAAACCTATCTTTAGCCAGTGTCATGCCTCCCATGTTAAACCCAATAATCTATGTCCTTCAaactgcagaaataaaaaaatctttgaaaCGGTTGttaaaagctaaaatacaaatatcACACAGAGTGCTGTAG